One window from the genome of Epinephelus moara isolate mb chromosome 5, YSFRI_EMoa_1.0, whole genome shotgun sequence encodes:
- the mrpl45 gene encoding 39S ribosomal protein L45, mitochondrial produces MAMPMRRTLIALHRATCSSLKNAEASLDIRHPVPLYLPVRTKKRHFVPPAVGMKGRKDESKEGKGGKAGSVVSQPYIERPIHIACTAGIFDPYIPPEGDARLSTLSKEGLKQRTEQIRQSAASQLAIRKIKEYDSEFTTKNFAERAQEIFIEAHNSLTQFNKEKLHSLVTERCYPEMTRGNRYKTIRWSFVESLEPPRVVHARCPDMVSKGNLYGQVTVRMHSKQTLAIYDRFGRLMLGSEEQPKDVLEYLVIERHLVNPYGRWRLHGKIVPSWAPAKDPVIKTVMIPGPELKPGQEFDALNYKVPKPEAVQWNK; encoded by the exons ATGGCGATGCCCATGAGGAGGACGCTGATAGCTCTTCATAGAGCAACATGTAGCAGTTTGAAG AATGCTGAGGCGTCCTTGGACATTCGGCATCCCGTCCCACTCTACTTGCCGGTCCGGACCAAGAAGCGGCACTTTGTTCCCCCGGCAGTGGGGATGAAAGGGAGGAAGGATGAGAGCAAAGAGGGCAAGGGCGGAAAAGCAGGCTCTGTTGTTAGTCAGCCGTACATTGAGAGGCCCATCCACATCGCCTGCACTG CGGGAATCTTTGACCCCTACATCCCCCCAGAGGGCGATGCTCGTCTTTCCACTCTGTCTAAAGAAGGCCTGAAACAGCGAACTGAGCAGATACGACAGAGCGCTGCCTCACAGCTGGC GATTCGTAAGATCAAAGAGTACGACTCTGAGTTCACGACGAAGAATTTTGCCGAGCGAGCTCAAGAAATCTTTATTGAGGCTCACAACTCCCTGACACA gttCAACAAGGAGAAACTTCACTCCTTGGTGACAGAGAGGTGTTATCCC GAGATGACGAGGGGGAACCGTTACAAGACGATCCGCTGGAGTTTTGTAGAGTCCCTGGAGCCGCCCAGAGTGGTCCACGCCCGCTGCCCCGACATGGTCTCCAAAGGCAACCTGTACGGCCAGGTGACGGTCAGAATGCACTCCAAACAG ACTCTGGCCATCTACGACCGCTTTGGGAGGCTGATGCTGGGCAGCGAGGAGCAGCCGAAGGACGTCTTGGAGTACCTGGTCATAGAACGGCACCTCGTCAACCCCTACGGCCGATGGAGGTTACACGGGAAAATAGTGCCATCCTGGGCTCCAGCCAAAGACCCAGTTATTAAG ACCGTTATGATTCCTGGTCCAGAGCTGAAGCCAGGACAAGAGTTTGACGCCCTCAACTATAAAGTTCCCAAACCAGAGGCGGTTCAGTGGAACAAATAA